A stretch of the Rosa rugosa chromosome 5, drRosRugo1.1, whole genome shotgun sequence genome encodes the following:
- the LOC133707864 gene encoding uncharacterized protein LOC133707864, which yields MGGAWIATTMVVVVCLVGASSSVEQLSTRECENLGFTGLALCSDCNSLADYVKDQELVSDCKKCCTEDSNDSMTKITYSGAILEVCMRKLVFYPEIVGFIEEEKDRFPSVKVQYVFNSPPKLIMLDDAGEHKETVRIDNWKREHVLQFLQGKVKPTSAI from the exons atggggggAGCGTGGATCGCAACGACTATGGTAGTGGTGGTGTGTTTGGTAGGTGCATCATCATCGGTAGAGCAGCTGAGCACTAGAGAATGTGAGAATCTTGGTTTCACTGGGCTTGCTTTGTGCTCTGATTGCAACAGTTTGGCTGACTATGTCAAAGACCAAG AATTGGTATCAGACTGTAAGAAGTGTTGCACTGAGGATTCCAATGATTCCATGACAAAG ATTACTTATTCTGGTGCGATACTTGAGGTCTGCATGAGGAAACTGGTATTTTATCCAGAAATTGTTGGCTTCAttgaagaagagaaggatcggTTTCCATCAGTTAAAGTTCAATACGTTTTCAACTCTCCTCCGAAGTTGATCATGCTAGATGATGCAGGCGAACATAAGGAAACAGTAAG AATCGACAACTGGAAGCGGGAACATGTACTTCAGTTTCTGCAAGGGAAGGTGAAGCCTACATCAGCAATCTGA
- the LOC133711574 gene encoding uncharacterized protein LOC133711574 has translation MESGDENTEQGKSRRVWTSFEEESLLNVLDRIIAGGQRCDTGSFKSGTLLKIENALNLLCPNSNLKASPHIESKLKKLKKDYSIIYDMMNKSGFAWNDIKKCIEVDSNEVWDTYLQHNKKAKGWRNKKYPLFDRLATIFGSDRATGIGAEVPADIMEEQSNNEDGIEVENDTSPMSMSTGQSQVSQKKRKRNDEDKIMIALDKLFEESGKRMQAVTDAIVKGNEDRSDIAKELKKMGLSVIDQIEALKIILDKLQNISVFMSLDDEVRKVYVDNLLAGTARGST, from the exons ATGGAAAGTGGTGATGAAAATACAGAGCAAGGGAAGTCAAGGCGTGTATGGACCAGCTTTGAAGAAGAATCTTTGTTGAATGTTCTTGACAGAATCATTGCTGGAGGACAACGCTGTGACACTGGAAGTTTCAAATCTGGTACTTTACTGAAAATTGAGAATGCTTTAAATCTTTTATGTCCCAATTCCAATCTGAAGGCAAGTCCACATATTGAGTCAAAGTTGAAGAAACTGAAGAAAGATTATAGCATAATATATGACATGATGAACAAGAGTGGATTTGCATGGAATGATATCAAAAAGTGCATTGAAGTTGATAGTAATGAAGTATGGGATACTTATTTGCAG CATAACAAAAAGGCAAAAGGATGGAGAAACAAGAAGTATCCATTATTTGATAGACTAGCTACTATCTTTGGGAGTGACCGTGCGACTGGAATTGGAGCTGAGGTCCCTGCTGATATCATGGAGGAGCAGAGCAACAATGAAGATGGCATTGAAGTTGAGAATGACACAAGCCCCATGTCAATGAGCACAGGACAATCTCAGGTTAGtcagaaaaagaggaaaagaaatgaTGAAGATAAAATTATGATTGCATTGGATAAATTGTTTGAAGAATCTGGAAAAAGAATGCAAGCAGTGACTGATGCTATAGTGAAAGGTAATGAAGATCGATCTGATATTGCCAAGGAACTTAAGAAAATGGGACTTTCTGTTATAGACCAAATTGAGGCATTGAAAATTATTTTGGATAAGCTCCAAAATATCTCTGTGTTCATGTCCTTAGATGATGAAGTGAGAAAAGTGTATGTGGATAACTTGCTTGCGGGCACTGCTAGAGGATCTACCTAA